The Cheilinus undulatus linkage group 2, ASM1832078v1, whole genome shotgun sequence genome has a window encoding:
- the bicra gene encoding BRD4-interacting chromatin-remodeling complex-associated protein isoform X1, translating into MVLNISIDICPNFHIVMDDEDGRCLLDVICDPEALNDFLHGSETHLDTDDLLDGSSDPSSSFFSTTGGHVPEVQPAVQLSANEPAGLPRVSVDLDFLEDDDILGGSPGGEGGSNGIGTNHEPCDILQQSLAEANITEQSLQEAEAELDLGSFGIPGLTQVVQTLPDASLSGAGGTTVGVGIGVGVGGAAAIFPGSAPSTTATPPNATADMLGSVLAQQGLQLQPQVMNKAISVQPFMQPVGLGNVTLQPISSLQALPNGSQSGHLGIGQIQVVGQPTVMTINQSGQPILAKAMGGYQLHQSGPEVSATGSQAALGGSGGGLLIQGNKATLGSPALNGPAVCVSSTNSSSGTMTAPAGLVGFGSTSLSSGIGPQTQTQGQIMQNVIIQRTPTPIQPKPPQGGAIQPKLFKQQQQQQQPQQTPQPSQNDAHKTLGLQQIPVSTAQNVAFLTGKPGSNVVLSTQGTTQGPQFQQTLFKQQAAQPSGKPLSVHLLNQSGSIVIPSQTVLQGQNHQFLLPQLQASGQILTQTPGGHIITSQGPSGQLIANQILTANQNINLGQVLTSQGHPGAAHILSGPIQLQPGQMGTPTLFQMPVSLAQSQSQTQTHTVSGHAQTVIQGMPIQNSLTMLSQVEGLSPAVSLQPALQPQPGGVPSSNSTGAATMAQGQPGESVTVLGSSTDQASHPSQQHVPQSSILAMQPSSSASAATTIPSSSPSMSVPTSSSVTAVGLVPPQAQHSPGRLLFTNQGSSMILSQESLQMFLQQEQHHQTENESTPSVGVPASVIVSSNNITAPAPAVHDSQLTDSWVGQSHSPSPGPSHMTAVVKQVPSSGHKQPLKIQGMSPSPGLTTHTTAPPVAESPQPSQSPLTLSQQIQSPHHQQHSHPPSQPQTQTPSRSCTPSSHPPLFIVHNQLAESSQTTPQGQPQKTQQAQPQQAHIQVQLQSQPRPASQPAPYQQDMPPMSQSPKPPAAPPAQHQFSAPPVSTSATAVVKAPVPIQGLTAEQQHHLQLVGAQLQTLSGITQPSPQQKQLMDKLHQVQQNILLQAKQSAQPKPQPQPQPQPQSTGQFSSQQDVPVDKVVIATSSSTGTPAQLLSVLQPTSVLVKTPATAASDLQVFSGAQGAAGSVVNQTVPPASLTQPAQVQPKPGVISSVGGMSLGKGGMQIQVLGTSLTQMPAPQPPAPAPVQTQTTTMKMPFSAEPSKEARMLEQLRKQQGAVLHPNYNAPFCSFEDTLNRLLPYHVYQGTANSSQDYQKVDDEFEKVSCHLLKRTQAMLDKYRYLLFAESKQRLGPSAEMVMMDRMFIQEEKIALSQDRVLARERPEEFVASARILEGVYSSQQKSSSAEPATETGEVAAAPLPAPPAPAPAPLPDIPSNPTPVPTQAAAPTSVPTPAANPTPAPTAAPPAPPSATPFPPTKLVIKHGGGGASVSWSSSCPAPPAASSRLAEPTSQSTPASRASAPSSSFSSSSLNSQAADDDDALPQRTSKPPMKTYEARRRIGLKLKIKQDQTGFSKVVHNTALDPVHTPQPQQSSQSMSQPQTQLRFEDAKSHPLSSPPNTVIRTQSPVCTAPAASSVTTTATQCNQSLRGNVSHNAAFSTTSSSTQMNGTLDHHDVGEVKHNSNSTATPSQTTCRLPLRKTYRENISPRVRPGVPGGGEESFTYPRPTPSPPKHEASSPPSERTVIASVKVEKRSRDSSYVHTESSHETGRYGSAMQGLDDMDEVFNRGIKTTQHHHLLDREGAKERGEEGTDQETDVGKYKRASGKNRHRAGGTFRMDQHAPGPPSPESSFTRDSLLPAKRCKSDSPDMDNASFSSGSPPDDSLNEHLQCAIDSILNLQQEPSARGQHIKGGNSRSHQHQSQRPGSSAASSHRPSVPPSSSSSSSSLAQHPQVGGRGHNGSLVPQTQSR; encoded by the exons atggtattaaatatcagtatcgatatCTGCCCTAATTTTCACA TTGTCATGGATGATGAAGACGGCAGGTGCCTTCTAGATGTAATTTG tGACCCAGAAGCTCTCAATGACTTTCTTCATGGATCTGAGACCCAT TTGGACACTGACGACCTTTTGGATGGTTCGAGTGACCCCTCCAGCTCGTTCTTCTCTACCACTGGG GGCCATGTTCCAGAGGTCCAGCCTGCAGTCCAGCTGTCGGCCAATGAGCCGGCAGGCCTGCCCAGGGTCAGTGTTGATCTGGACTTCCTGGAAGATGATGACATCCTGGGAGGATCCCCAGGTGGTGAAGGTGGGAGCAATGGCATTGGGACAAATCACGAGCCATGTGACATCCTGCAGCAGAGCTTGGCTGAGGCTAACATCACAGAGCAGAGCTTACAGGAGGCAGAGGCTGAGCTGGACCTGGGCTCCTTTGGAATTCCAGGCCTTACACAGGTGGTTCAGACACTGCCTGATGCCAGCCTCTCTGGGGCTGGGGGCACCACTGTTGGTGTAGGCATAGGTGTTGGTGTTGGGGGAGCAGCAGCAATTTTCCCTGGGTCAGCGCCAAGCACCACCGCTACTCCTCCCAATGCCACAGCAGACATGTTGGGGTCAGTCCTGGCCCAGCAGGGCCTTCAACTCCAACCCCAGGTGATGAATAAGGCCATTAGTGTTCAACCGTTTATGCAGCCTGTGGGCCTTGGAAATGTGACACTTCAACCCATTTCAAGTCTTCAAGCTCTTCCTAATGGGAGTCAGTCTGGACATTTGGGTATTGGACAGATTCAGGTTGTGGGTCAGCCTACAGTCATGACTATCAATCAGTCTGGGCAGCCGATCCTAGCTAAAGCCATGGGTGGTTACCAGCTGCACCAATCTGGGCCTGAAGTATCAGCTACTGGTTCTCAGGCGGCACTTGGAGGCTCAGGGGGTGGACTTCTGATCCAAGGTAACAAAGCCACTTTGGGATCTCCAGCTTTAAATGGACCAGCTGTTTGTGTTAGCAgcacaaacagcagcagtggCACAATGACTGCTCCTGCTGGGCTTGTGGGCTTTGGCAGCACCTCTCTAAGTTCAGGAATTGGACCCCAGACGCAAACTCAAGGCCAAATCATGCAGAATGTGATCATCCAGCGCACACCAACACCCATTCAGCCTAAGCCTCCTCAGGGGGGAGCCATTCAACCTAAACTCttcaaacaacaacagcagcaacagcagccgCAACAAACACCCCAACCATCACAAAATGATGCCCACAAGACTCTAGGTTTGCAGCAAATTCCAGTGTCTACTGCACAGAATGTAGCCTTTCTGACTGGAAAGCCAGGCTCTAATGTTGTCTTGAGTACTCAAGGCACAACACAAGGCCCTCAGTTTCAACAAACCCTATTCAAACAACAAGCAGCACAACCATCTGGCAAACCCCTTAGTGTACACTTGTTGAACCAATCAGGCAGCATCGTTATTCCCTCTCAGACAGTTCTCCAAGGTCAGAATCACCAGTTTCTCCTGCCACAGCTACAAGCCAGCGGCCAGATCCTCACCCAAACCCCAGGCGGCCACATTATTACCAGTCAGGGGCCTAGTGGACAGCTCATTGCAAACCAGATTTTAACTGCAAACCAGAACATTAACCTGGGTCAGGTGTTGACTTCACAGGGCCACCCTGGGGCTGCCCACATCCTCTCTGGGCCCATTCAGCTCCAGCCTGGCCAGATGGGCACACCCACCCTCTTTCAAATGCCTGTCTCATTGGCTCAGAGTCAAAGTCAGACACAGACGCATACGGTCTCGGGTCATGCCCAGACGGTTATACAGGGCATGCCTATCCAGAACTCCCTGACAATGCTGAGTCAAGTGGAAGGGCTGAGCCCTGCTGTCAGTCTTCAGCCAGCCCTGCAACCACAGCCAGGTGGAGTCCCCAGCAGCAACAGCACAGGAGCAGCCACTATGGCTCAAGGCCAACCTGGAGAGAGTGTTACTGTGCTGGGTAGCTCAACAGATCAAGCATCTCATCCCTCACAGCAGCATGTACCACAGTCCTCTATCCTGGCCATGCAACCATCTTCTTCTGCGTCTGCTGCTACCACAATACCCTCCTCTTCTCCGTCCATGTCTGTGCCCACCTCTTCCTCTGTTACAGCAGTGGGGCTGGTCCCCCCTCAGGCTCAGCACAGTCCAGGACGGTTACTCTTCACCAACCAGGGCTCTAGTATGATCCTGAGTCAGGAGTCTCTGCAGATGTTCCTGCAACAG GAGCAGCACCACCAAACAGAGAATGAGTCAACCCCCTCTGTGGGCGTACCAGCATCTGTAATCGTCAGCAGCAACAACATCACTGCTCCGGCCCCTGCTGTCCATGACAGCCAATTAACTGACTCCTGGGTGGGTCAGAGCCACAGCCCTTCCCCTGGCCCTTCCCACATGACAGCAGTGGTAAAGCAG GTACCCTCTAGTGGACACAAGCAGCCCCTGAAGATCCAGGGCATGTCGCCTTCGCCAGGCTTGACGACCCACACCACGGCGCCCCCAGTGGCAGAAAGCCCCCAGCCTTCCCAGTCTCCTCTAACTTTGAGCCAGCAGATCCAGTCCCCCCACCACCAACAGCACTCGCATCCTCCCTCTCAGCCACAGACTCAAACTCCCTCTCGCTCATGCACACCCTCGTCCCACCCCCCTCTCTTTATTGTCCATAATCAATTAGCAGAGTCGTCCCAAACAACTCCACAGGGCCAACCTCAGAAGACACAGCAGGCACAGCCCCAGCAGGCACACATTCAAGTTCAGCTTCAGTCTCAGCCACGGCCGGCCTCCCAGCCTGCTCCTTATCAGCAAGATATGCCTCCTATGTCACAGTCGCCCAAGCCTCCTGCTGCACCACCTGCACAGCATCAGTTTAGTGCTCCGCCTGTCAGCACTTCTGCCACTGCTGTAGTAAAAGCTCCAGTTCCCATCCAGGGCTtaacagcagagcagcagcaccACCTGCAACTGGTAGGAGCACAACTTCAGACCCTGTCAGGCATCACTCAGCCCTCACctcagcaaaaacagcttatGGACAAGCTGCACCAG GTTCAGCAGAACATCCTGCTGCAAGCCAAGCAGTCTGCACAGCCCAAGCCTCAACCTCAGCCTCAACCTCAGCCTCAATCCACTGGCCAGTTCAGCTCCCAGCAAGACGTGCCTGTTGATAAAGTGGTGATTGCAACATCTTCCAGCACTGGTACACCTGCTCAGCTTCTGTCAGTGCTGCAGCCCACATCAGTGCTTGTCAAAACCCCTGCTACAG CAGCAAGTGACTTACAGGTATTCTCAGGCGCCCAAGGGGCAGCTGGATCAGTGGTGAATCAGACTGTCCCTCCTGCCAGCCTTACCCAGCCTGCCCAG GTTCAGCCAAAGCCAGGGGTGATCAGCTCAGTAGGAGGGATGAGTCTTGGGAAAGGCGGGATGCAGATACAAGTGTTAGGAACTAGTCTGACTCAAATGCCTGCTCCACAGCCCCCAGCTCCAGCTCCTGTACAAACTCAG ACAACAACGATGAAGATGCCTTTCAGTGCAGAGCCAAGCAAAGAAGCCAG GATGCTGGAACAGCTAAGGAAACAGCAGGGTGCCGTGCTTCACCCGAACTATAATGCTCCTTTCTGCTCCTTTGAGGACACACTTAATAGACTGCTGCCTTACCATGTCTACCAGGGAACTGCCAACTCTTCTCAAGACTATCAAAAAG TGGATGATGAATTTGAGAAGGTCTCCTGCCATCTTCTGAAAAGGACCCAGGCCATGCTGGATAAATATCGCTACCTGCTCTTTGCAGAGTCGAAA CAGAGACTGGGCCCTTCGGCAGAGATGGTGATGATGGACAGGATGTTCATTCAGGAGGAGAAGATTGCGTTGAGCCAGGACAGAGTTTTAGCCAGGGAGAGACCAG AGGAGTTTGTGGCAAGTGCGCGTATATTGGAGGGTGTATATTCATCACaacagaaatcatcgtctgctGAGCCTGCGACTGAGACTGGAGAAGTAGCAGCTGCTCCTCTTCCTGCACCTCCAGCTCCTGCTCCAGCCCCTCTTCCAGACATCCCCTCAAACCCCACTCCTGTACCCACCCAAGCTGCTGCTCCAACTTCAGTTCCTACTCCTGCTGCCAATCCTACTCCAGCTCCAACTGCAGCACCGCCTGCCCCTCCTTCGGCCACCCCTTTCCCTCCCACCAAACTGGTGATAAAGCATGGGGGAGGTGGGGCATCTGTGTCCTGGTCCAGCAGTTGTCCTGCACCTCCAGCTGCATCGAGCAGGCTGGCTGAGCCCACCAGCCAGAGCACCCCTGCAAGTCGTGCTTCAGCACCATcatcctccttctcctcttcatctctcaaCTCTCAAGCTGCTGATGATGACGACGCTCTGCCACAGAGAACCAGCAAACCACCTATGAAGACCTACGAGGCTCGCAGGAGAATTGGCTTGAAGCTGAAGATCAAACAGGATCAAACAGGGTTCAGTAAGGTGGTCCACAATACTGCCTTAGACCCAGTGCACACACCTCAACCTCAGCAGAGCAGTCAGTCCATGTCCCAGCCTCAGACTCAGCTTCGCTTTGAAGATGCAAAATCCCACCCTTTATCATCTCCTCCTAATACAGTCATCAGAACTCAGTCCCCAGTATGCACTGCTCCTGCTGCCTCATCTGTCACCACAACAGCCACTCAGTGTAACCAATCACTGAGAGGTAATGTTTCCCACAATGCAGCATTTTCCACTACTTCGTCCTCCACTCAAATGAACGGGACGTTGGATCATCACGATGTAGGGGAGGTCAAACACAATTCTAACTCCACTGCCACTCCCTCACAGACAACATGTCGACTCCCCCTTCGAAAAACATACAGAGAAAACATCAGTCCCAGAGTAAGGCCTGGTGTCCCAGGGGGAGGAGAAGAGAGTTTCACGTACCCCAGACCTACACCATCACCCCCCAAGCACGAGGCGTCCTCTCCTCCCTCAGAGAGGACAGTGATAGCCAGTGTGAAGGTGGAGAAAAGAAGCAGAGACTCTTCTTACGTTCACACCGAATCAAGCCACGAAACAGGCCGTTATGGGAGTGCAATGCAAGGGCTGGATGACATGGACGAGGTTTTTAACCGTGGTATCAAAACCACACAGCACCATCATCTCCTCGACAGAGAGGGGGcaaaggagagaggggaggagggcaCAGACCAAGAGACAGATGTAGGTAAATACAAGAGGGCGAGTGGAAAAAATAGACATAGGGCAGGTGGGACATTCAGAATGGACCAGCATGCCCCTGGACCTCCCTCCCCTGAGTCCTCCTTCACTCGAGACTCTTTGCTTCCTGCCAAACGCTGTAAGTCAGACTCCCCTGACATGGATAACGCCAGCTTCTCCAGCGGCAGTCCTCCTGACGACTCTCTTAATGAGCACCTGCAGTGTGCTATTGACAGCATCCTAAACCTGCAGCAGGAACCCTCTGCCCGCGGGCAACACATTAAAGGGGGCAACAGCAGGTCCCATCAACACCAAAGCCAGCGCCCAGGGAGCTCGGCAGCCTCATCCCACAGACCCTCAGTCCCACCCTCTTCTTCGTCCTCATCCTCTTCCTTGGCCCAGCACCCTCAGGTTGGTGGCCGTGGCCACAATGGCAGCCTGGTGCCCCAAACTCAAAGCAGATAA